In the Urocitellus parryii isolate mUroPar1 chromosome 1, mUroPar1.hap1, whole genome shotgun sequence genome, CTTTGTAATGGTCTTTATTCCAGAATCACTTTGATTCAAGGGAGGAATTTGTAGGGAGAACATCTGTGTTTTAGTGAATGTTGCATGACCCGGGCTCTGCAAGACTCTCCCCCTTGGTCCCCAACTCCTACCCTAGGAACCTGGGTGCTCTTGAGTATATCTTCAAATCTCTGTGATTCAGTTACTCGCAaccctgggtgtgaggccatgtATTATGATCCCAGCGCTTGTTCTATGGCATGCTCCTTGATTGGTTGCCGAAAGGACAATTGGCCAGAAATTGCATTGGCGGCAGtgtgtaatctgcttagctaccgCTGGAGTATATAGGTATGGTAACTGCTTCTTGCTTGATCTCTGGAGGTCATGATTCATGACTCCaaagccacactctcctctaccctgttacATGCAAATAATTTGTCAAAGAATTCATAAAAGAGAACAGTATTATTTGTCcccatgaatgaatgaacatttttccatattatattGCAAGGAGAATAATTAGAGATGTAATAATGGTGAATTCTAGGAACCACTTCAACTTATTTATTGCTGCAAGTATTAAAACTAACTtttacaagaaaaacaaatggttaTTTTTAAGAGTTTGGAGTACACTTGTTTATGCCAAGAACAGGGAACAGAGAACAACAAGGCACATTAGGTCCTAAAGGAGAGGACTGCAAGTTACCAAAAGGTACTAACTTTAGTTGACACTGGCCACATGTGACATTGGGACACTTGATATTTGAAAAGTTCAAGTTGCTATGGTTTATATAATTGACACAACGCTAagcaaaattagaataaaatgatatatacaaACACAGTAATAATTCATCTAAGATATGTATAAATGATAAATATCAATAAGAGTACCAATATTGTATAAATATTACTCTATGAAACAagatactatatataatatagtataatatgaaattaattgaaaatattcatattaattgtaacattttaatcaaatatataataattattatatttatatatagtaacCAATATATTATCTAATGAATTTTAACTGATGAATATCTCAGTAGAAATCTAGTTATATGTGTGGATCATATTATACATCTAAAGGTCAGCATTGCTCTAGAGAGTTACAgtctgcaaaaaaataaataaataaaagcaatgtagAGAAGCAGGGACAGCCATTCTCATTTTTTCCTGGAGGAGAGCATCCCCCACACTCTCCTCATGGCCCCCAGgacctccttgttcctcaggctgtagacaATGGGATTGAGCATGGGGGTGAGGATGGTGTAGAAGACAGCCAGGTTCTTATCTTCTGTTGGTGAGCGGACATTTTTGGGCCGGAGATAAGTGTAGACAAAAGGAGCATAGTAAAATGTCACCACAGTTAAATGTGTGGAGCACGTGGTGAaggcctttcttcttccctcttttgaGCTCATGTGGAAGACAGCAAAAAGGACCTGTCCATAGGAGGCTGTGATgccaaggaaaggaaggaggagaaacaggCCTGTACTTAAAAACCGAATGTGCTCAAAGATCCAGGTGTCCATACAGACCAGAGGCATCATGGATGGGACCtcacagaagaaatgattgaTGGCCCTAGACCTGCAATAAGGAAGATGAAGGGTATAGGTGGTATATGCCAGAGAGTGAATGGACCCCAGTATCCAGGTTCCTGTGATCATCTTCAAGCACTTTCTTTTACTCATGCGGACAGGATAGTGGAGggggtggcagatggccacaaagcggtcataggccattgaGGCCAGGAGTAAGCCTTCAGAACATGCAATGgttataaagaagaacattttcaCACCACAGCCCAGGAAGGAGATGCTCCTCTGGCTAGAGAGGAAGTTGCATGCCATCTTAGGGACAATGGAGGAGATGTACATCAGGTCCATGAGGGAGAGCTGGCTGAGGagaaagtacatgggggtgtgaagCCGGGGGTCCAAGAAGATGAGGGCAGTTATTCCGGAGTTCCCCACCAAGGCAAGAACAAATGCAAATATTATAAGGAGCAAAAGAAGTAGGCCAGTTTGGTTTGGGGGTAATAGCcccaacaaaataaaatcatttgaagTTTGGTTCCATTTCTCCATGAAAACAcactcctttaatttctttgaaatgtaaacaaaataagaacttaacctgaaatgaaacagaaaaggaaaagaaaaatgaatcatctTCATTAGTGTTTGTATAGAAGGGATTATTTTTTCTCCAACAGTGTAGCTTTTGTTGAATTGATTTTGAGACCTAAACTCAATGTTCCTGTCCAGTTCTCACAGATATCCATCTCAGCAAGTAACAGACAGATGTATATCTTATGTCTTAAGATATAAACTTGAGTACCACTTGTGTTAAACCCAGTGAGGTAGCTGGAGCCTTCCTGCCTGATGACTACTGACAGGAGCTTTCCCAGGACTATGCACCAGGCTCAGCCCAGAGGAAGCCAGGATCCTGCTTTCCAAGCTCCCCAACTCACACTCAGGTTCACCACAGGCTGTGGGGCGCAGAAGTGCCCTGTGTGCTTGAGTCTGCATCCTCAGTGACCTCGCCTCCTCCACACCTTTAGTGCCTGCTCTCCCCTCCCAGCTGGCACTTCTGCAGCTGAGAAAGCCAGGGTCTTCTCCCAGAGCTGTGCTGCTCACCTCCTAAACAGAAGCTGCTCTGCTGGCCCTCAAAATGGGTCACCACCCAAAGGTCTTGTTcttcaacataatttttttttgtcttgtaagATCTATCATAATTATAATGTGCCCTCTGATAGTTTCTCTTCCCTCCGTATTTCTACTTGCTTATCCCCTACGAACTCTAAACCAATCATAGAAAttcataaatatgttttcttttcttcatataagAAATAATACGTGATAAAAGTGACAGATCAAATGATGTGGAATGtagttttccccattttttttaacatgcagaatttaatttgacttatttatacaaacatgaagtacATCGTTTTCTAATTAAGTTTCTAGTCTTATGGTTGTACATCTTGTGGaatttcactgtggtgtattcatatgtgaacatagcagccttaggtcagattcattccacatttTTCCTATTCCCTTCTTTCTACCTTGACTTGGTTCACTTTTGTCTAATTCAccaaacttctattcttcctctgcCCCCTTGCTGTGAGTTAGTATTTGCGTACAGAGAGTACACCTGATCTTTGAATTCCAGGgtttgccttatttcacttagcacaatagtctccacttccatccatttactggcaaaacaCCATTGTTTTCAGAGCACCATTTAGAATCTGCATGGTAAAGAAAAATGTAGCATGAGTATAGATAAGGGAGATATTCTTGTTTCTATAGGAATCTTAGATGTACCAGCTTTGTTTACTAGTCTTCTTATTACATCATTTACTATAATGTGTTCATAGCCCAAATTCTGTAAATTCAGGcattaatgacctcattttaaaaatatgaacaatagaACTTATTGATGTGAATAAGTACATTTTCAAATTAAGTCATCTTAGGTATCATACTATGAGCCTATGTGCCTACTTCTTAAACATTTGCTGATCCCTTAGAAAATGCTTAATCTGTATCCCACAATTCACTCAATTCAATTTGTGTTAATCTTGATCTCCTTTAGAGATCATGCCTAATAACATGTTTGAGGTGAGGTAGGAGCACATGAATCTTGGGCTGTTGGTTTTATCTCCCTGTGCTGTAGTTTAGTTCTCACCAGTACAGGCAGGAGGGTGGATCTTATGCTGAGCTGTGCAAGTAGGAAGCATGCGAGCAGTGGTGCCTTAGGAATTATAGCTAACGTGTTTGAATTCTCATCTTCAGAGTTAATCATTAAAGTAAAAGGCATTAATCATTTAGAGTGAAAATCAAAGTTAGATAAAATGAGCAAAATTCCCTTCCTAAATAATATTGTTCTGCTTTTTGTGCCCATGCTTTTACTTGGGAATTCATACCTGTAACTTCACTCTTAAGAGCCTCTCTTTATGCTTTGTTTCATTCCAGTTCTGGCTCTTATTCTTTCTATCATTATTCTCCCAAATATTCAAGAATTGTGACTTATATTTCCAGTCTATGTGTTTTGACATCTTTATTTATCTAGACTTGATAtgagattttccattttatatgtttgtatttttCCACCTTAAAGAAATATTGACTACACATCCTGTCCAAACTATTAAACTGGATAGTCCTCTTGCATTatcaatttttcaaaagaaagaaaagctatttAGAGTTTGATGCCATCATTCATATTTACTAACTTAAAATGAATTGCCCTACTTATACCTctggtaaaaataaatgaaagtagaaaGTGAGTTTATTGGGAAAATGTGAAGGCATGTTGATAGTTTCTAATTGACAAATACCAATAGGTAAATATACATGGAGCACAGAATCACAAGACAACAGGAAAGTTGGGAGATTGGCTTCCTAACTTTATGAACAAAATTTATGACCTCATAGAGAGGATAAACACAAGAACCTCAGCATGTGACACATTTGATTCTTCAAATTATGGGTTGATTAATGCCAGTGTTCCTGGCTATTGACTTGATTTAATTGTTAACATAGACAACATTCCACACTCTGGAGCTCATAGTTAGTGGGTGACACAGACAAAAGAGCAGCAGCTCAAATGAATGCTGTGAGGTATGTGCACATTAGTAATAGCAAGAataatagagcagggaggaaggacagagggacAGCTGGGCAGTAGCATTGAGAAAGCCACTCCAAGGAGATGCTGCTGGAGTCCTCAGTCTCTAGAACACTCTGCACAGACTGAAGAGCAGGGCCAGCACTGGAGGGAGCCTGCCTGGGTCATCAGGACAGCAGCAGACCAGGAGGGCTTGGAAGCTCAGGCCCCAGGGCAAGTGTGCAGGAAGAGTGAGGACTTAGACTCTGCTCTGGACCAGGTGAGAGGTCAATGAGTTTAACATAAGATCAGGTCCCCTTCTGGAGCTCACACAGGAGGCTCTGGTTGAGAAGACAGCTGAGAGGAGGAGCCCACAGCAGAAATGGGGCAGTGGGCAATGAGGACAGCTGAGGCTACCTGGGTTCAGCAAAGGAAGCTAAGCATGCCAGGGACCCCCGAGGCCTGGGCACATCAGCAAACTGGGTGCTGCTTAGGGACTAGGTAGGACCCATTGAATCTTCTGTCTCTGCCCCCTGACTCGGGGGCTATTGCATAGTAGGATCTCAGCAGTTTTGCTGATTAACTGAGCCAAATAATAGCCTCAGAGTAAATTAATATGAGTTAAAACTAATGAAATGTCAGTATAAAATTTTTTGAGGGGATTAGTCTATAGTATCTGTGCTTTGAAAAGCAGGACATGAAAGTCTCCTGTGCTACTTCCCCCCTTCGTTTAATCATCCAATTTCAGACAATAAAGGTGTGAACATAGCTGGTAGTACCAAGATCTGTATACACAGTCTCCTGCAAGTTTATGTCTTCCATGTCCAGTCATTTGTTAGGAATACCTATATTTGTATTGAAAGTATCACATACAGAGAGTTAAAAGATGTTCATGGTGATTggtatattaatttctttttacattGATTGAAACCTTATGATGAGAAAACCTTACCACCCAAATATCTTCTTAGTTTAAGCTAATACAAATTAACTTATCACAATAATagtattttgacatacattttgtaaaattcttGAGACTGGGGTTTgagagaaaaagttatttttatttacaacatTCGCACCAAATAGTCCattgaattctttaaaatgtttaaacccCAAGCTGTGCTGACACTCTGCCAGGCTAAACAACTAGGTCCTGTCACTGAGCAGCTGGCCTGGATCTCACCAAGCTCTCCTGATGTGAGGAGCCAAAAGTACCAGGAGGAAGTTCTCAGAACACATTCAGTGCCCACGGCTCCCACCTCTAGTATTCTCTTATGCTGAACTCTCAGAGCTCCTCACCTTGGGAGCTGCTTCCTTATTGCTTTCCTCAGTCATCTCCCTCTGCTCTTCCCTTATTCCACTAAAACAGACTCAAACATGCCACACTTACTTCTGAGTGGGATAGAAGGATGAACTGCTGCCTCTGATGCACAGAACCTTCCTCCTTCAAGCCTTACATGTCCTTCTTCCTCTAATGGATCCCCAGGGACCAAGCCCAAGGGAGAGAAAACGAGGTCATTTCACCTGACTTTGCTAGCTTCACAGTGACCTTGGTTGAAGTATGGAATAAATCAGCCAACCCACTCAGCTGACACTCTCTCTCCTGCTGCCCAGAATTAGTCTCAAGAGGGATGAGCTCAGTCATTCCAGAACAGGATGAGAAGCTGTAG is a window encoding:
- the LOC113176653 gene encoding olfactory receptor 2L13-like; this translates as MEKWNQTSNDFILLGLLPPNQTGLLLLLLIIFAFVLALVGNSGITALIFLDPRLHTPMYFLLSQLSLMDLMYISSIVPKMACNFLSSQRSISFLGCGVKMFFFITIACSEGLLLASMAYDRFVAICHPLHYPVRMSKRKCLKMITGTWILGSIHSLAYTTYTLHLPYCRSRAINHFFCEVPSMMPLVCMDTWIFEHIRFLSTGLFLLLPFLGITASYGQVLFAVFHMSSKEGRRKAFTTCSTHLTVVTFYYAPFVYTYLRPKNVRSPTEDKNLAVFYTILTPMLNPIVYSLRNKEVLGAMRRVWGMLSSRKK